CGAAAAAAACAGCCATTTTAAAAAGAACTGTTTCTTAATGCCATATTATTGGGGTTTTCTAAAATTCGAGAACTTGGAATCATATGGGCGTGAAAACGAAACGTACAAAAGCATAATACTCGTTTGAGGATATAAGGATTTGATAATTAAATATATAAGTAAAAATAATAGGATAGAGTACTATAAAACGAAACGTACAAAAGGTTTAAGTTGGTTTAGTTTTGGTTTAAGACGAAAGCAAAGTGTTTAAGCAGGTGTTTAATGCGGCTTTGCTTCAGGTTTAATTTGCTTTAATCGCATGGGCGGTCAGGTGGCTTTTTAGAGGCTTTCTGACCGCTTCCTTTTGTTTGGCGGCAATGCTTACAAATGGGCAAGAACTGCGTTAAATGGGGCTTTTGCCCGTATGTCTGTTCGTTTCCTAACATGGAGTCGGTATTGGAAAGGTGAGGTTGCAAATGGAACACAAACACTGTTTAATGGGTATTTAACCGCCTGTTAAATGAGCCTTCGGAAATGATAGAATTAAGGTAGTAAATGTTCGTGTAGGTAGGAGGTAAAATGGTACGTTTCGTTTAAAAAAATAGGTGTTGGGTATAGTGTTGGGTATAGTTATCGGTAGGGGAATACTCCCCCCAAATGGCAAAAATGACTATAAAAAAGCGGCTTTTTCGTGAAAATCTACCCCTTTAATTCCTTTTTGAATATAGGAAAAATAACGGCTATAATCTGTATAAGTAATTGATTATAAATGTTTAACACATGGTTTACTCTCCAAAAATGAAGAAGATAGCTAATCATCATCCTTTTTGCCCCATTTTAGGGATGTCGGCAGTATGAATGTAGACAGTGTGTTGGTGTACCGAATTAGCCGACATTGGCAATAGTATCGGTGTTCGCATTGGTTGCATTTTTTTCAAAACGCTGTTGCATTTGGGCTATGCGCTCACGTAACCGACCAATTTCTTCTGCTTGCTGTACAATTTGAGCGTCTTTTTTTTGGATAAACACATCAAACTGTTGTAGAACGGGAGCAAGTTTATCATTATCTGAAACAAGTACAGGTGCATTTATATCTAAATTACTCACACGCATGTGTCCAATGCCTGTGAGTAGCCACATAGCATTAACATCGAGTATTCTCACGATTTTCTCAAGGACATCTGCTTTAGGCATGATACCTTTGATATAACCGCGTATATTTCCTTCACTTACACCTATTTTATTGGCGAATACGGTATTCTTCCCATTGCCATATTCTTGGACTAACGCCCCGATTCTATCGTGAATTGTTTCGTTCATACATGCATATTTCATTATAAAATTAAATTTATCACGATTTTATTTGATTATTCGTGAGAAATTACGATATTTGCAACGGATTAAAAAATTAACCAGCGCCCAAATATACGAAAAAAAGGTGATATGGTGAATTTAAGGTGTAAAACATAAACAAGCAACAATGAAAAAGTACATTCATGTGACTAAGGAAGATCGTCATTTTTTGGCACAAGCATTCGGAGTGTCGGACGTTACGGTATGGAAAGCGCTCAAATATGAGCAGGACACGAGCACCATTCGGAAAATTCAGTTTCACGCGCTTCAACGTGGTGGTATTCTAATGATTGTTTCCCCCGCAATGGAAACAATGCACGATGCTGACGGCTATATGCGTCAGTATTTCCCCAATGGTGTGATGCTGGAATGCGACAAGAACACGGGGCGTGTGGACATCATCAAGGACGGCAAGCCGGTGAAGAACTACAAAAACGTAATGTTAAACCAGTTTCCTGCCATACAGGCGGAAGCACAAAACCTTTAAGCCATGAGCAAAAACAGGATCAATCGTCAAGGTGGTACTCGAAAACAATCTCAACCCCTTTCTTGTAGGCCAGATTTGAGAATAGAGATTTCATTAGTTCAACCCTTAAATATGCCTGTTCCAGACAGGAATATTGAAAGGATAAAGGCAGCGTCAGGGTGCCTTCTTCATCAAATGAATGTTGTAAATAGTTTGGTTCGGGTGCAAGATCGGACTTTTCCCATACAATCAAGAAAGCCCGAGCCACAACTTGTAGAATGCCTGATATATCAGACAGAAACTCTTCTAAATATTCTCGAACGTTATGTTCTTCCACAGCTGGAGCGGACAAGTGACAGTAAATATTGACTTCCATAAATGTAATTTTAACAACCGCTACAAATATACGCAAATTATGGAATATTACGGTAACACGCTTTGTATAAGCCATGCAGAATTAACGGCAGGCATCATGTCGAAATCTAACCTTAACTACTATGTAAGAGAGGGGAAGATTAAGCAGGTGCAACGTGCCTGTTATGGTACACCCGCGCTGTTTGCCGTTGAAAGCCTGCCATTAAAATACCGCACGGAGGTTTACCGCCGCAACCCCGACTTACAGGAAAAAGCCGACAGCAAGCCTTTCATGGATACAATCACCCCGGACGGACAGGCCATGCGGTTTTATGAGGCCTACGTGCTGCCCGATGGTCGCCATCTCTCCCCCGAGAAGCAGGCGGAATACTCAAACAACTGTGCCATCATGAATGCTTTTCGGCAGTGTATCGAAACCAGCAACAGTCACCGCATGCGTCAGAGCAAACCGCGTGTGAATAAGACGGAGTTCTGGCGCAAGGCCGCGGCAGCCCTGCCTCGCCTGACTGACCGCTTCCCGCACTCGTTACCCGAAAGCGATCGCCGCCTGCAACGCAAGTTCAACGAGTACCTGCACGAGGGTTATGCGTGCTTCATCAGCAAGAAATTCCAGAATATCAACGCCGCAAAGGTGGATGACGAAGACAAGGAAAGCGTTTTAACGGTCATACTTGCGCACCATAACAACCTTGACGACGTAACAATCGCGGGGTATTATAACCGTGAAGCCCGCAAGAACGGCTGGAAAGAGATCACCCCCTCCGCCGTCGGTGTGTGGCGAAAGAAAAAAGACCTTATAATTTCAGTCGGCCGCCGCGGTCTTACGAATTTCCGCAACGAAAAGAGTATGCAAGTGAAGCGCAGCCGTCCGACCGCTCCGTTCCTGATGTGGACGCTTGACGGTTGGGATGTGGAACTGCTCTATCAAAAGACCAAGACGAACAGCAAGGGACACAACGTTGCCAATTACGACAACCGTCTGACGTTGGAGGTGGTGCTTGACCCGTGTATAAATTACCCGATAGGGTATGCCATCGGCACGCACGAGACCCCCGATTTGATAGCCGAAGCACTGCGCAATGCAGCCAAGCACAGCGAGGAGCTTTTCGGGGTCATGCTTCGGGCAAACCAGATACAATGCGACCACTATGCCATTAAGGCCATGACGCCTGTTTATGGCGTGATGGGCAAATTGCTGACCCCCGCCCGCGTGAAGAACGCCAAGTCAAAGGTAATAGAACCGTATTTCGACTACCTGAATGAAACCTACTGTAACAAGTGGAACAACTGGAGCGGCTACGGCGTGACGACGAACCCGAAACGCCAGCCCAATGCGGAAGCCCTGAACAGGCTTCGGCACAGTTTCCCCGACGAGGCAGGCGTCCGCCGCCAGATAGAGGAAATGATACAGGCTGAACGCGCCTTAAAAATAGCGCAGTTCCGCGCATTGATGGAGAACCTGCCGACGGAACGCCGCCTGCCTTTGAACCGTGAGGCGTATCTGTACAGCTTCGGCGCGGCGACAGGCTTCAAGAACGCCATCGAGGGCAGCGGCCTGCGCCCCACGCTTCTGGGTATGAAGCGCGACTATGACTGTTTTGACATCCGTTTCAGGGAACACACGGGAACACGCTGGACGGTCAAGT
Above is a genomic segment from Bacteroides sp. AN502(2024) containing:
- a CDS encoding helix-turn-helix domain-containing protein; the encoded protein is MNETIHDRIGALVQEYGNGKNTVFANKIGVSEGNIRGYIKGIMPKADVLEKIVRILDVNAMWLLTGIGHMRVSNLDINAPVLVSDNDKLAPVLQQFDVFIQKKDAQIVQQAEEIGRLRERIAQMQQRFEKNATNANTDTIANVG